The Eubacteriaceae bacterium Marseille-Q4139 genome has a window encoding:
- a CDS encoding recombinase family protein has translation MGETERRREQPQVAVIPATRRAVRAGGQITGAGRLRVAAYCRVSTGDESQQTSYVKQKIYYTELIRKKAEWEMAGIYADEAITGTSRARRQQFNQMMEDAANGRMDYIVTKSISRFARNTLDTLECVRKLRSQDPPVGIYFEKENIDTLDAKGELVLTILSALAQEESRSISDNIRWAFQKNFRAGRPVINLNRMIGYDPGPDGEWVINEEQARVVRMIFSEYLCGCTANGIAGMLNEKGITTVCGKKWRADSVLDVLRNEKYVGDCEMQKTVTTDFLTHHSQPNRGEAPRYYVRDHHAAIIDRMTWEKTKAMLKARERHAKGNRKMEKKKPATRLSHFRNLVCGECGAPLVRKSVTAVAAGYADERCLSWQGLSAEGARESYSYACTVWHCREQCGSHKRQGRLSDGEREKVETRGRCGSAAVYQTALEQSFMEMLYELKRDYEKRGEESWIVKEFKRAYDAECRKEGQRGWACDRREILEREIAEREAEYGRVHSDWEKCGGDGAEWECAGETAEERMERIGREIGELREECDLLEAGGSAAAGLKKNFELFLASVLSLPEVNAAGERILVNRADFGGADWRVRKREEDERKKSEDLEGGHQVEEDVAAPDFLEFSRVLYLSFVVKGSVFGDVAVYETNFGVKLRCFGNSRRIEEFLGYRKKSEDGKVERLEFVWQVEGRKVKYVRKKR, from the coding sequence ATGGGTGAGACGGAAAGAAGGCGGGAGCAGCCGCAGGTGGCAGTGATCCCGGCCACGAGACGGGCTGTCAGGGCCGGCGGTCAGATCACAGGGGCGGGGCGGCTGCGTGTGGCGGCTTACTGCCGTGTTTCTACGGGGGATGAGAGCCAGCAGACTTCGTATGTGAAGCAGAAGATTTATTATACGGAACTGATCCGGAAGAAGGCGGAATGGGAGATGGCCGGGATTTATGCGGATGAGGCGATCACGGGTACTTCCAGAGCCAGGCGGCAGCAGTTTAATCAGATGATGGAGGATGCTGCCAATGGGCGCATGGACTATATTGTGACGAAATCTATTTCCAGATTTGCGAGAAATACGCTGGATACACTGGAGTGTGTAAGAAAGCTCCGGTCACAGGATCCGCCGGTTGGAATTTATTTTGAGAAGGAAAACATTGATACGCTGGACGCGAAGGGAGAGCTGGTGCTTACGATTTTGTCGGCGTTAGCCCAGGAGGAGAGCCGGTCGATTTCGGACAACATCCGCTGGGCGTTCCAGAAGAATTTCCGGGCCGGGCGGCCGGTGATCAACCTGAACCGGATGATCGGCTATGACCCGGGGCCGGATGGGGAGTGGGTGATCAATGAAGAACAGGCGCGGGTGGTGCGGATGATTTTTTCTGAGTATCTTTGCGGCTGCACGGCAAACGGCATTGCGGGGATGCTAAATGAAAAGGGGATCACGACGGTCTGCGGGAAGAAATGGCGGGCGGATTCTGTCCTGGACGTCCTGCGGAATGAGAAGTATGTGGGGGATTGTGAGATGCAGAAAACGGTCACGACGGATTTTCTGACCCACCATTCGCAGCCGAACCGCGGGGAGGCGCCCAGGTATTATGTGCGGGACCACCATGCGGCCATTATCGACAGGATGACATGGGAAAAGACGAAGGCCATGTTAAAGGCGCGGGAGCGGCATGCGAAGGGAAACCGGAAAATGGAGAAGAAGAAGCCTGCCACAAGGCTTTCTCATTTTCGGAATCTTGTCTGCGGGGAATGCGGCGCGCCGCTTGTCAGGAAGAGCGTCACGGCGGTCGCGGCCGGCTATGCGGATGAACGCTGCCTTTCCTGGCAGGGGCTCTCGGCGGAAGGCGCCCGGGAATCGTATTCCTATGCCTGTACGGTATGGCACTGCCGGGAACAATGTGGTAGTCATAAAAGGCAGGGGCGGCTTTCCGACGGAGAAAGGGAGAAGGTAGAGACAAGGGGACGCTGTGGTTCGGCGGCGGTGTACCAGACGGCATTGGAGCAGAGTTTTATGGAGATGCTGTATGAGTTAAAGCGGGATTATGAGAAACGCGGCGAGGAGAGCTGGATTGTGAAGGAGTTTAAGCGGGCTTATGATGCGGAATGCCGGAAAGAGGGGCAGAGAGGCTGGGCCTGCGACCGCAGAGAGATTTTGGAAAGGGAGATTGCGGAGCGGGAAGCGGAGTATGGACGTGTGCACAGTGATTGGGAGAAGTGCGGCGGAGACGGCGCGGAATGGGAGTGCGCAGGGGAGACGGCAGAGGAACGGATGGAGCGCATCGGAAGGGAGATTGGTGAGCTGAGGGAAGAGTGTGATTTGTTGGAAGCCGGCGGCAGCGCAGCGGCCGGGCTTAAGAAGAATTTTGAGCTTTTCCTGGCGAGCGTCCTTTCGCTTCCGGAGGTGAACGCGGCCGGGGAACGGATTCTTGTGAACCGGGCAGACTTTGGAGGCGCAGACTGGAGAGTGCGGAAGAGAGAGGAGGATGAGCGGAAGAAGTCGGAAGATTTGGAAGGTGGCCACCAGGTCGAGGAAGATGTGGCGGCGCCGGATTTTTTGGAGTTTTCGCGGGTGCTTTATTTGAGTTTTGTGGTGAAGGGGAGTGTTTTTGGTGATGTGGCTGTGTATGAGACGAATTTTGGGGTGAAATTACGATGTTTTGGGAACAGCAGGCGGATTGAGGAGTTTTTGGGGTATCGGAAGAAGAGTGAGGATGGGAAGGTTGAAAGGTTGGAGTTTGTTTGGCAGGTGGAGGGGAGGAAGGTGAAGTATGTGAGGAAGAAGAGGTAG
- a CDS encoding recombinase family protein, protein MTQRKREVSDGGRRKLRTAAYIRVSEDGSGQEESYELQERYFRKVLLEDPGIEPAGIYADYGRSGVQGKKRPGFQRLLRHCRAGYIDRIICKSISRFARNTADFLEALQVIRESGASIFFEKENLDTGAMAGEFVLTALGAIAQEESQSVSANVRWGFQKRYPKGEAKNLAIYGYRYSGETEVTADGYRLRSLEVVEKEAAVVRRIFEEAAAGHSFRRIAAQLNLEGVPAPEHVWTEKHRRQREGRQAPKGALRDGLYEGWTGRYVGQMIRLERYAGDVLLQKSYSTGFLPRESRKNRGEEPQFFVSGHHPAIVSRELFLKAKEAADRNSELFSNKSGVRNCYPFSGRLVCGFCGRFFHSRNRKHRPIWFCPTAELHNGRNVCRAGWVYEEEMEAALRRAAMTRFGAWLEDGFIRRMTEWLETAMRTAFSGREAMFLERQISMAEGGDRERLLKQRERLEQYSEEFEADLLCRESALSWLRTLPRKRGGLQAFFGGLCGEFLKAFVFSIEILPAGRCRVLWCDGTVTETEIGEGEERSNG, encoded by the coding sequence ATGACACAAAGGAAAAGGGAAGTGAGTGATGGCGGAAGGCGGAAGCTTCGGACGGCCGCATATATCCGGGTTTCTGAGGATGGAAGCGGGCAGGAGGAGTCTTATGAGCTCCAGGAGCGTTATTTCAGGAAGGTTCTTTTGGAGGATCCCGGGATTGAGCCGGCAGGAATTTATGCGGACTATGGGAGATCTGGCGTGCAGGGGAAAAAGAGGCCGGGATTCCAGCGGCTCCTCAGGCATTGCAGGGCCGGGTACATTGACCGGATTATCTGCAAATCTATTTCGCGGTTTGCCAGGAATACGGCGGATTTTCTCGAGGCGCTTCAGGTCATAAGGGAGAGCGGCGCCTCGATTTTTTTTGAGAAGGAGAATCTGGATACCGGTGCCATGGCCGGGGAGTTTGTGCTTACGGCGCTGGGAGCCATTGCACAGGAGGAGAGCCAGTCGGTTTCAGCCAATGTGCGGTGGGGCTTTCAGAAGCGGTACCCGAAGGGGGAGGCGAAGAATCTTGCGATTTATGGCTATCGATATTCCGGGGAGACGGAGGTGACCGCGGACGGCTACCGGCTTCGGAGCCTTGAAGTGGTGGAGAAGGAAGCTGCCGTTGTGAGGCGGATTTTTGAGGAAGCAGCGGCCGGGCATTCGTTCCGCCGGATTGCAGCGCAGTTAAATCTGGAGGGGGTTCCGGCCCCGGAGCATGTCTGGACGGAAAAGCACAGGCGGCAGCGCGAGGGGCGGCAGGCGCCGAAGGGGGCTCTGCGCGACGGGCTGTACGAGGGCTGGACGGGGCGTTATGTGGGGCAGATGATCCGGCTGGAGCGGTATGCCGGCGATGTGCTTCTCCAGAAGTCGTATTCGACTGGCTTCCTTCCGCGGGAATCCAGGAAGAACCGCGGCGAGGAGCCTCAGTTTTTCGTCAGCGGCCATCATCCGGCCATTGTGAGCCGGGAGTTGTTTTTAAAGGCAAAGGAGGCGGCAGACAGGAATTCGGAGCTGTTTTCCAATAAGAGCGGTGTGAGGAACTGCTATCCATTTTCCGGCAGGCTTGTCTGCGGCTTTTGCGGCCGTTTTTTTCATTCGAGAAACAGGAAGCACAGGCCCATCTGGTTCTGCCCGACGGCGGAGCTTCATAATGGAAGGAATGTGTGCCGGGCTGGCTGGGTGTATGAAGAAGAGATGGAAGCGGCACTCAGGCGGGCGGCCATGACGCGGTTCGGTGCATGGCTGGAGGACGGCTTCATCCGCCGCATGACGGAATGGCTGGAGACGGCCATGAGGACAGCATTTTCCGGCAGGGAGGCCATGTTTCTGGAACGGCAGATTTCCATGGCCGAAGGCGGCGACAGGGAGAGGCTTTTGAAGCAGAGGGAGAGGCTGGAACAGTACAGCGAGGAATTTGAGGCAGATCTTTTGTGCCGGGAGTCTGCGCTTTCATGGCTCCGGACGCTTCCGCGAAAGAGAGGCGGATTGCAGGCGTTTTTTGGCGGGCTCTGCGGGGAGTTTTTGAAGGCATTTGTTTTTTCTATTGAGATTTTGCCGGCAGGACGGTGCCGTGTGCTCTGGTGTGACGGCACGGTTACGGAGACAGAAATTGGAGAAGGTGAGGAGAGAAGCAATGGGTGA
- a CDS encoding EFR1 family ferrodoxin (N-terminal region resembles flavodoxins. C-terminal ferrodoxin region binds two 4Fe-4S clusters.) has translation MDIKRIWAVYFSPTGGTKKAVTAIAGGLSEELRLELQEIDFTLPESREKIYAFGKEDLAVIGTPVYAGRVPNKLLPDVERCFTAAGAYAIPVSVYGNRSFDDGLMELKLVLESHGFRTAAAAAIVSQHAFSRTLAVGRPDAEDLEEIRGFAKRVADKIKAGELPEHVSVKGNEPVGPYYTPLAEDGTPAKFLKAKPLTDADKCDRCGICAQVCPMGSIDRENVTQVTGICIKCQACVKKCPRQAKYFVDEQFLSHVRMLEKNYTARACNSFFEN, from the coding sequence ATGGATATTAAGAGAATCTGGGCTGTGTATTTCAGCCCGACAGGAGGAACGAAGAAGGCGGTGACGGCCATTGCCGGAGGGCTTTCGGAGGAACTGAGACTGGAGCTTCAGGAGATTGATTTTACACTGCCGGAAAGCCGGGAAAAGATATATGCCTTCGGGAAGGAGGATCTGGCGGTTATCGGTACGCCGGTCTATGCAGGGCGTGTGCCCAACAAGCTTCTTCCGGATGTGGAGCGCTGCTTTACGGCTGCCGGAGCTTATGCGATTCCTGTCAGCGTGTATGGAAACAGAAGCTTTGATGACGGACTCATGGAGCTGAAACTGGTTCTGGAGAGTCATGGCTTTCGGACGGCTGCGGCTGCGGCAATTGTGAGCCAGCATGCATTTTCCAGGACATTGGCTGTTGGAAGGCCGGATGCCGAAGATTTGGAGGAGATCCGCGGCTTTGCAAAGCGTGTTGCCGATAAAATCAAGGCAGGGGAGCTTCCGGAGCATGTGTCCGTCAAGGGGAATGAGCCGGTTGGCCCGTATTATACGCCGCTTGCAGAAGACGGAACGCCGGCCAAGTTTTTGAAGGCGAAGCCGCTTACGGACGCGGACAAGTGCGACCGGTGCGGAATCTGCGCGCAGGTATGTCCCATGGGCAGTATTGACAGGGAGAACGTGACGCAGGTGACGGGTATCTGCATCAAGTGCCAGGCCTGTGTGAAGAAGTGCCCGAGGCAGGCAAAGTATTTTGTGGACGAGCAGTTTTTGTCCCATGTGCGGATGCTGGAGAAAAACTATACGGCAAGGGCATGCAATTCTTTTTTTGAAAATTGA
- a CDS encoding IS3 family transposase yields MRGNRKEAGLSLIRHEHIYQAVKEEQEEHDYPIQELCKIGGVSRAAYYKWLNHEMSENEQENRKIAELIEKIHIESPDKGYRRIRDELERYHDIDVNDKRVLRICRKLGIKSTIKYANDSCTRQAANPQYIAENILNREFTAEAPNEKWLTDVTEFHYYIGIEKHKVYLSAILDLYDRRIVSYRIGDSNSNALVFDTFDDAVKDNPEAHPMFHSDRGFQYTNRAFHAKLEAAGMMQSMSRVAKCIDNGPMEGFWGILKRERYYGKRFMDRESLVVMIEKYINYYNNRRLQRKLGIVTPMEKHEKYLQAA; encoded by the coding sequence ATTAGAGGAAATCGAAAGGAGGCGGGGCTGAGCCTGATCCGCCACGAGCATATCTATCAGGCTGTCAAAGAAGAACAGGAAGAACACGATTATCCGATACAGGAGCTTTGTAAGATTGGCGGTGTTTCAAGGGCGGCTTATTACAAATGGCTGAACCATGAAATGTCAGAGAATGAACAGGAAAACCGAAAAATTGCGGAACTGATAGAAAAAATCCACATAGAATCACCTGATAAGGGTTATCGCAGAATCCGTGATGAGTTGGAGCGTTACCATGACATTGATGTAAATGATAAACGTGTTTTGCGCATCTGCCGGAAACTTGGTATCAAATCCACTATCAAATATGCAAACGATAGCTGTACAAGACAGGCTGCAAATCCACAGTACATAGCCGAAAATATCCTGAATCGTGAATTCACGGCAGAAGCTCCGAATGAAAAGTGGTTGACCGATGTAACGGAATTTCATTACTATATCGGAATTGAAAAGCACAAGGTATATTTAAGTGCAATTCTTGACCTGTATGACCGAAGAATCGTATCCTACCGTATTGGCGACAGTAATAGTAATGCATTAGTGTTTGATACCTTTGATGATGCAGTCAAAGATAATCCTGAAGCACATCCAATGTTTCACAGTGACAGAGGCTTTCAATACACCAATAGAGCCTTTCATGCAAAACTTGAAGCAGCAGGGATGATGCAGAGCATGTCCAGAGTAGCAAAGTGTATCGATAATGGACCAATGGAAGGATTCTGGGGAATTCTAAAACGGGAGCGTTATTATGGTAAACGATTTATGGACAGAGAATCACTGGTGGTCATGATAGAGAAATATATCAATTACTATAACAACAGACGTTTGCAGAGGAAGCTTGGTATAGTAACACCAATGGAGAAACACGAAAAATATTTACAGGCAGCGTAA
- a CDS encoding transposase, which produces MRKYSAEDKLRMVKLILEAKHSITSVSTGEGIHPTTLEEWIRNYQSMGSETFYNKGWTKRTSAEKEIAVQEYLSGLGSLRDICKKHKISSTRTLRKWIALYNGHKELKASRTGGCSLMTKGRKTTFEERVEIASYCISHGHNYAETSENFKVSYQQARNYTIKYETGGVPALQDNRGKRKSEDSLTEVEKLQAELKLEKAKRQREEMELSFLKKLEEIERRRG; this is translated from the coding sequence ATGCGTAAATATTCTGCTGAAGATAAATTACGAATGGTAAAGCTTATTTTGGAAGCTAAACATAGTATTACATCTGTATCAACAGGAGAAGGAATTCATCCTACTACTTTAGAAGAATGGATTCGTAATTATCAGTCTATGGGTTCAGAAACCTTTTACAACAAAGGATGGACCAAAAGAACTTCCGCCGAGAAAGAGATTGCTGTACAAGAGTATCTTTCTGGTCTTGGTTCACTACGTGATATTTGTAAAAAACATAAAATTTCCAGTACTCGTACACTCAGGAAATGGATTGCGCTGTATAATGGTCATAAGGAGCTAAAGGCTTCCAGAACAGGAGGATGTAGTCTTATGACCAAAGGAAGAAAAACAACGTTTGAAGAAAGAGTGGAAATTGCATCCTACTGCATTTCCCATGGCCATAACTATGCTGAAACATCAGAAAACTTTAAGGTGTCCTATCAGCAGGCACGAAATTACACTATCAAATACGAAACAGGCGGAGTTCCTGCATTACAGGATAACCGCGGCAAAAGAAAATCGGAAGATTCTCTTACAGAGGTGGAAAAGCTTCAAGCGGAGTTGAAACTGGAAAAAGCCAAACGGCAACGTGAAGAAATGGAGTTATCATTCTTAAAAAAATTAGAGGAAATCGAAAGGAGGCGGGGCTGA
- a CDS encoding elongation factor Ts, whose protein sequence is MAAVTAAMVKELREMTGAGMMDCKKALAATDGDMDKAVDFLREKGLAGAAKKAGRIAAEGIVDTVVSADEKKAVAVEVNAETDFVAKNEKFRSYVADVAAQALNTTAADIDAFMNEKWEKDPSMTVAEALSTQISIIGENMHIRRFAQLEEPNGFVASYIHAGGKIGVLVDVETDVVNDEIKEMAKNVAMQAAALKPLYTNESEVDAEYIEREKEILTAAAKNEKPDANDKIISGMVMGRIKKELKEICLMDQVYVKAEDGKQSVAQYVAEVAKKNGAKIAIKKFIRFETGEGIEKKEENFAEEVAKQMAGK, encoded by the coding sequence ATGGCAGCAGTAACAGCAGCAATGGTGAAAGAATTAAGAGAAATGACAGGCGCCGGAATGATGGACTGCAAGAAGGCTCTTGCGGCTACGGACGGCGATATGGACAAGGCAGTTGATTTCCTGCGTGAAAAGGGACTTGCCGGTGCAGCAAAGAAGGCTGGCCGTATTGCAGCAGAGGGAATCGTGGATACGGTTGTTTCCGCTGACGAGAAGAAGGCAGTTGCCGTTGAGGTAAACGCTGAGACTGACTTCGTTGCAAAGAACGAGAAGTTCCGCAGCTATGTTGCAGATGTTGCAGCTCAGGCGCTCAACACGACGGCAGCAGACATCGACGCTTTCATGAACGAGAAGTGGGAGAAGGATCCGTCCATGACCGTGGCTGAGGCTCTTTCCACCCAGATTTCCATCATCGGTGAGAACATGCACATCAGAAGATTCGCTCAGCTTGAGGAGCCGAACGGATTTGTTGCTTCCTATATTCATGCAGGCGGAAAGATCGGCGTTCTCGTTGACGTGGAGACAGACGTTGTCAACGACGAGATCAAGGAGATGGCAAAGAACGTCGCTATGCAGGCAGCAGCTTTAAAGCCGCTCTACACAAACGAGAGCGAAGTAGATGCTGAATACATCGAGAGAGAGAAAGAGATCCTTACGGCGGCTGCCAAGAACGAGAAGCCGGATGCTAATGATAAGATTATCAGCGGCATGGTAATGGGCCGTATTAAGAAAGAGTTAAAGGAAATCTGCCTGATGGATCAGGTTTATGTAAAGGCAGAGGACGGAAAGCAGTCTGTTGCTCAGTACGTTGCTGAGGTTGCCAAGAAGAACGGCGCTAAGATTGCAATCAAGAAGTTCATCCGTTTCGAGACCGGCGAGGGTATCGAGAAGAAGGAAGAGAACTTTGCTGAGGAAGTTGCTAAGCAGATGGCTGGCAAATAA
- the rpsB gene encoding 30S ribosomal protein S2: MSVISMKQLLEAGVHFGHQTRRWNPKMAPYIYTERNGIYIIDLQKSVGKVDEAYKAVSDIAKDGGTILFVGTKKQAQDAIKTEAERCGMYYVNERWLGGMLTNFKTIQSRIARLKAIEKMAEDGTFDVLPKKEVIALKKEWEKLEKNLGGIKEMKKIPDAIFVVDPKKERICVQEAHTLGVTLIGIADTNCDPEELDYVIPGNDDAIRAVKLIVSKMADAVVEANQGEAEAVEEVSEEEAAEA; this comes from the coding sequence ATGAGCGTTATTTCTATGAAGCAGCTTCTGGAAGCCGGCGTACACTTCGGCCACCAGACAAGAAGATGGAACCCGAAAATGGCTCCGTACATCTATACGGAGAGAAATGGTATCTATATCATCGACCTTCAGAAGTCCGTAGGCAAGGTTGACGAGGCTTACAAGGCCGTTTCCGATATCGCAAAGGACGGCGGCACCATCCTGTTCGTAGGTACCAAGAAGCAGGCACAGGATGCCATCAAGACGGAAGCAGAGCGCTGCGGAATGTACTATGTAAATGAGAGATGGCTCGGCGGCATGCTGACCAACTTCAAGACCATCCAGTCCAGAATCGCAAGACTGAAAGCCATCGAGAAAATGGCTGAGGATGGAACTTTCGACGTTCTTCCGAAGAAGGAAGTCATCGCTCTTAAGAAAGAGTGGGAGAAGTTAGAGAAGAACCTTGGCGGAATCAAGGAAATGAAGAAGATTCCGGATGCCATTTTTGTTGTGGATCCGAAGAAGGAGAGAATCTGCGTACAGGAAGCTCACACTCTGGGAGTTACCCTGATCGGTATTGCTGATACCAACTGCGATCCGGAAGAGCTGGATTACGTGATCCCGGGCAACGATGATGCAATCAGAGCCGTAAAACTGATCGTTTCCAAGATGGCAGACGCTGTTGTGGAGGCAAATCAGGGCGAGGCTGAGGCCGTAGAAGAGGTTTCTGAGGAAGAAGCAGCTGAGGCTTAA
- a CDS encoding RnfABCDGE type electron transport complex subunit B: MNMTGVIIAAVLVGAVGIIIGVLLGIASEKFKVEVDEKEILVREELPGNNCGGCGFAGCDALAKAIAEGKAPVNACPVGGAPVADKIAAIMGVEAGSAEKMVAFVKCKGTCDKANVQYSYYGIEDCNKITVVPGAGDKACAYGCLGSGSCVKACQFDAIHVVDGVAVVDKEKCVACGKCTEACPRHLIELVPYKAEHLVQCSSHDKGADVKKKCDAGCIGCTLCTKQCEFDAIHMDNNVAVIDYSKCTNCGKCAAKCPAKVIL; the protein is encoded by the coding sequence ATGAATATGACAGGTGTAATCATCGCGGCGGTTCTCGTCGGTGCGGTCGGCATCATCATCGGCGTGCTTTTGGGAATTGCCAGCGAGAAGTTTAAGGTTGAAGTAGATGAAAAGGAAATCCTCGTCCGCGAGGAGCTTCCCGGAAATAACTGCGGCGGCTGCGGCTTTGCAGGCTGTGATGCGCTGGCTAAGGCCATCGCAGAGGGGAAAGCCCCGGTAAACGCATGTCCGGTTGGCGGCGCGCCGGTGGCCGACAAGATTGCGGCCATCATGGGCGTAGAGGCCGGAAGCGCAGAGAAAATGGTGGCGTTCGTGAAGTGCAAGGGCACCTGCGACAAGGCCAATGTGCAGTACAGCTATTACGGCATCGAGGACTGCAATAAGATTACGGTCGTTCCCGGCGCCGGCGACAAGGCCTGCGCTTACGGCTGCCTCGGCTCCGGAAGCTGCGTGAAGGCCTGCCAGTTTGACGCCATTCACGTGGTGGACGGCGTGGCTGTCGTGGATAAGGAAAAGTGCGTGGCCTGCGGAAAGTGTACGGAGGCCTGCCCGAGACATTTGATCGAGCTTGTGCCGTACAAGGCAGAGCACCTTGTCCAGTGCAGCTCCCACGACAAGGGCGCCGACGTGAAGAAAAAATGCGACGCCGGCTGTATCGGCTGTACGCTCTGCACCAAGCAGTGCGAGTTCGATGCGATCCATATGGACAATAACGTCGCCGTGATCGACTATTCCAAGTGCACCAACTGCGGCAAGTGCGCGGCAAAGTGCCCGGCGAAGGTGATTTTGTAG
- the rsxA gene encoding electron transport complex subunit RsxA, producing MKELLLIAIGSALVNNVVLSQFLGLCPFLGVSKKTETAAGMGIAVIFVITIASACTSLVYQFFLDPKTSLIGVDLTYLQTIVFILVIAALVQFVEMFLKKNMVSLYQSLGVYLPLITTNCAVLGVALTNVQKEYNFIESVVNGIGISVGFTIAIVLLAGIREKIEYNDVPRSFQGSPIVLITAGLMSIAFFGFSGLI from the coding sequence ATGAAAGAATTATTACTGATTGCCATCGGCTCTGCCCTGGTAAACAACGTCGTTTTAAGCCAGTTCCTTGGCCTCTGCCCGTTCCTCGGCGTGTCCAAGAAAACAGAGACGGCGGCCGGCATGGGTATTGCGGTTATTTTCGTTATCACCATCGCAAGCGCCTGCACAAGCCTCGTCTACCAGTTCTTCCTGGATCCGAAGACGAGCCTCATCGGCGTGGATCTGACGTACCTTCAGACCATTGTCTTTATCCTGGTAATTGCGGCCCTCGTACAGTTCGTGGAGATGTTCTTGAAGAAGAACATGGTTTCCCTGTATCAGTCCCTGGGCGTTTATCTTCCGCTTATTACCACCAACTGCGCCGTTCTCGGTGTTGCCCTGACGAATGTGCAGAAGGAATACAACTTTATCGAGAGCGTCGTCAACGGCATCGGTATTTCCGTAGGCTTTACCATCGCCATCGTCCTGTTGGCCGGCATCCGTGAAAAGATCGAGTACAACGATGTGCCACGTTCCTTCCAGGGATCCCCGATTGTCTTAATTACGGCCGGCCTGATGTCGATTGCCTTCTTCGGATTTTCCGGCCTGATTTAA
- a CDS encoding electron transport complex subunit E: MNKCTERLYNGIIKENPTFILMLGMCPTLATTTSAINGLGMGLSTTAVLMFSNLLISALRNIIPDRVRIPAFIVVVASLVTIVQLLIQGYVSSLYDALGIYIPLIVVNCIILGRAEAYASKNGPVESFFDGLGMGLGFTCSLTIIGIFREILGAGAFFGHTIIPESFHISIMILAPGALLTLAMLAAIQNKLKLPSATNGDAPRSELACGGNCLTCSGSACAANHAVLAEKKAEAAAKAAAEKKAAAEKALAAKKAAEAAKAAENKAE, encoded by the coding sequence ATGAACAAATGTACAGAACGCTTGTATAACGGTATTATCAAAGAGAATCCGACCTTCATCCTGATGCTCGGAATGTGTCCGACTCTTGCGACGACGACATCTGCCATCAACGGCCTTGGCATGGGACTTTCCACCACAGCCGTCCTGATGTTTTCCAACCTGCTGATCTCGGCTCTTCGGAATATCATCCCTGACCGGGTGAGGATCCCGGCCTTTATCGTCGTTGTAGCCAGCCTGGTTACAATCGTACAGCTTTTGATCCAGGGCTATGTCTCGTCCCTTTACGATGCTCTGGGAATCTATATCCCGTTAATCGTTGTAAACTGCATCATCCTCGGCCGTGCCGAGGCGTATGCGTCGAAAAACGGCCCGGTGGAGTCTTTCTTTGACGGACTCGGCATGGGACTCGGATTTACCTGTTCCTTAACGATCATCGGTATTTTCCGTGAGATCCTCGGCGCAGGCGCATTCTTCGGCCATACGATCATCCCGGAGAGCTTCCATATCTCCATCATGATCCTGGCTCCCGGCGCACTTTTAACGCTGGCCATGCTGGCGGCGATCCAGAACAAGTTAAAGCTTCCGTCTGCCACCAACGGCGACGCTCCGAGATCGGAGTTGGCCTGCGGCGGGAACTGCCTGACCTGTTCCGGCTCCGCATGTGCGGCGAACCATGCTGTCCTGGCAGAGAAGAAGGCTGAGGCAGCGGCGAAAGCGGCTGCGGAAAAGAAGGCGGCGGCTGAGAAGGCGCTGGCAGCAAAAAAGGCTGCCGAGGCGGCAAAGGCTGCTGAAAACAAAGCAGAATAA
- a CDS encoding RnfABCDGE type electron transport complex subunit G — MAASKSSFMKDALILFAITLVSGLCLGFVYELTKDPIAQATIEANNRTYREVLPAASEFTAVEGSEEQIAVMEASGELSGLNLGGIAVESALEGKDASGNTVGYVLNSLSNDSYGGAVKISVGFDADGTITGVGIREISDTPGLGLKAKEDDFKGQYIGKNADKLTVTKNGASADTEIDAISGATITSNAVTNAVNAALYYLHTYIN; from the coding sequence ATGGCAGCAAGTAAATCCAGTTTTATGAAAGACGCCCTGATCCTGTTTGCCATCACGCTGGTTTCCGGCCTCTGCCTCGGCTTCGTCTATGAACTGACGAAGGATCCCATTGCGCAGGCCACCATCGAGGCCAACAACAGGACGTACCGGGAGGTTCTCCCTGCCGCTTCCGAATTCACGGCGGTGGAGGGCTCCGAGGAACAGATCGCTGTCATGGAGGCTTCCGGCGAGCTTTCCGGCCTGAATCTCGGCGGCATCGCCGTTGAGTCGGCGTTAGAGGGAAAGGACGCTTCCGGAAACACGGTCGGCTATGTGTTAAACTCGTTATCCAACGACAGCTACGGCGGCGCCGTGAAGATTTCCGTTGGCTTTGACGCAGACGGCACGATCACAGGCGTCGGCATCCGCGAGATCAGCGATACGCCAGGCCTCGGCCTTAAGGCGAAGGAAGATGATTTCAAGGGCCAGTATATCGGAAAGAATGCCGATAAGCTGACGGTGACAAAGAACGGTGCGTCGGCGGATACGGAAATCGACGCCATCAGCGGCGCGACGATCACGTCCAACGCGGTGACAAATGCGGTGAATGCAGCTCTCTATTACCTGCATACCTATATTAACTGA